From the genome of Zalophus californianus isolate mZalCal1 chromosome 6, mZalCal1.pri.v2, whole genome shotgun sequence, one region includes:
- the TLNRD1 gene encoding talin rod domain-containing protein 1: protein MASGSAGKPTGEAASPAPASAVGGACSQPRKRLVSVCDHCKGKMQLVADLLLLSSEARPVLFEGPASSCAGAESFEQCRDTIIARTKGLSILTHDVQSQLNMGRFGEAGDSLVELGDLVVSLTECSAHAAYLAAVATPGAQPAQPGLVDRYRVTRCRHEVEQGCAVLRATPLADMTPQLLLEVSQGLSRNLKFLTDACALASDKSRDRFSREQFKLGVKCMSTSASALLACVREVKVAPSELARSRCALFSGPLVQAVSALVGFATEPQFLGRAAAVSAEGKAVQTAILGGAMSVVSACVLLTQCLRDLAQHPDGGAKMSDHRERLRNSACAVSEGCTLLSQALRERSSPRTLPPVNSNSVN from the coding sequence ATGGCTAGCGGCAGCGCTGGGAAGCCCACTGGCGAGGCGGCTTCTCCGGCTCCTGCGAGCGCCGTCGGGGGGGCCTGCTCGCAGCCGCGGAAGAGGCTGGTGTCCGTCTGCGACCACTGCAAAGGCAAAATGCAGCTGGTGGCCGACCTGCTGCTGCTGTCGAGCGAGGCACGGCCCGTGCTCTTCGAGGGCCCCGCCTCCTCCTGTGCTGGCGCCGAGTCCTTCGAGCAGTGCCGGGACACGATCATCGCGCGCACCAAGGGGCTCTCCATCCTCACCCACGACGTGCAGAGCCAGCTCAACATGGGCCGCTTCGGGGAGGCGGGGGACAGCCTGGTGGAGCTGGGCGACCTGGTAGTGTCGCTGACCGAGTGCTCCGCCCACGCGGCCTACCTGGCGGCCGTGGCCACGCCGGGCGCGCAGCCCGCGCAGCCGGGCCTGGTGGACCGCTACCGAGTGACGCGCTGCCGCCACGAAGTGGAGCAGGGCTGCGCCGTGCTGCGCGCCACCCCGCTGGCCGACATGACGCCGCAGCTGCTGCTGGAGGTGTCGCAGGGCCTGTCGCGCAACCTCAAGTTCCTGACGGACGCGTGCGCCCTGGCCAGCGACAAGTCCCGGGACCGCTTCTCCCGCGAGCAGTTCAAGCTGGGCGTCAAGTGCATGAGCACGAGCGCGTCGGCGCTGCTGGCCTGCGTGCGCGAGGTGAAGGTGGCGCCCAGCGAGCTGGCCCGCAGCCGCTGCGCGCTCTTCAGCGGGCCGCTGGTGCAGGCCGTGAGCGCCCTGGTGGGCTTCGCCACCGAGCCGCAGTTCCTGGGTCGCGCGGCGGCCGTGAGCGCCGAGGGCAAGGCGGTGCAGACCGCCATCCTGGGTGGCGCCATGAGCGTGGTGTCGGCCTGCGTGCTCCTGACCCAGTGCCTCAGGGATCTGGCGCAGCACCCCGACGGGGGCGCCAAGATGTCGGACCACAGGGAGAGGCTGAGGAACTCGGCCTGCGCCGTGTCTGAAGGCTGCACCCTGCTATCTCAGGCTTTACGGGAGAGGTCTTCGCCCAGGACTTTACCGCCAGTGAATTCCAATTCTGTGAATTAG